The nucleotide sequence CCACTGACACCACGGTGAACTCATCGCCAGGGTTCATCCAGTGATCGGTTCCCCACGGCTCGATCCACAGGCAGACCATGTTGCTGGTCGCGTTACTCACGCTCGTCTTGGACACGGTCGTAGCCTTACCAGCAACATGATCAGCCGGACAAGGCCCCTCAGGCGGGCAGTTGGCGAGAATCGAGCAGGGCCTCAGGCCGCTGCGTAGCACGCGCCTTTACTCCGACGGCTCGACAGCGGAGCACGTCTCCGCAATGGTCGATGCGCTCCTCTGCGTCCTGGCAGGAGTTGCCGTCATCCTGATCTGCACCGCCACATTCCTTCACCAGCGAACCCGGCGCCCCCCGGCCGCAGTCGGCCAGCTACGCAACTGGCTGGGGTCCCACGCCGGCACCAGCCAACGCGGCGAGACCTCCCCGCGCCGCAGGGATTCGAGCATCGTCAACCCAAGTACGAGCCGCCAACGGGCCAGCGCTATCCTCCTGCGACTGATCACTTACAGAAGGGGATCCCGATGCTCCGAAGACGTCTTGCCCTCGCGGCTGCCATATCAGCCATCACACTGACCGTCGGCTGCGACTCCGGCAGTACCACCGCAGCGCAGGCACCGGTGGCCACGACAACTTCCCCTTCAAGCAGCGTGCCCAAGGCTGCAACGTCCCCCAGCAGCCCGACCGCCCCGGCGCCACCGGCAGCCGCTCACGGTCTGCCGGAGGGATACGACGCCAGCCGAAACGCAAAGGCCGACATTCAGGCTGCCCTCGCGACAGCGGCGAAGAAGCACCGGGAAGTGCTGATCGATTTCGGTGCCAACTGGTGTCCCGACTGCGGGTCACTGGACGCATTGTTCCGTTCGGCCCGGGTCGAACCGCTGTTGCAGAAGGATTACGTCGTGGTCGCTGTGGACGTGGGCGAGTTCGACCACAACATCGACCTCGCCGAACAGTACATCGACCTGCAGACCAGTGGCATCCCAGCCCTGGTCGTCCTGAAGTCGGACGGGGCCCCGCGGACCGCCACGAACGACGGGGCGTTCTCCAACGCCCGCGCCATGGGCCCTGACCAGGTCAGCGCATTCCTGACCCGCTGGGCACCCGACG is from Streptomyces sp. NBC_00370 and encodes:
- a CDS encoding thioredoxin family protein, which encodes MLRRRLALAAAISAITLTVGCDSGSTTAAQAPVATTTSPSSSVPKAATSPSSPTAPAPPAAAHGLPEGYDASRNAKADIQAALATAAKKHREVLIDFGANWCPDCGSLDALFRSARVEPLLQKDYVVVAVDVGEFDHNIDLAEQYIDLQTSGIPALVVLKSDGAPRTATNDGAFSNARAMGPDQVSAFLTRWAPDGRT